The Nicotiana tabacum cultivar K326 chromosome 1, ASM71507v2, whole genome shotgun sequence genome segment ACCATATACACATGTTTATTGAATTttctatataaatataaaatttggaCTAAAACTATGGAGCTCGGGTAAGCCCGTATATAGGCTTCTAGCTCCGCCCTTAGTGGTAATTAATTTTCATTCTTAACTAAATATTTCGGGTTCGAGCCTTGTGTATATAAAATGAGACGCTTTACCCTCTCAAATAAGATGTAACGACATAAATTTAAATTAGTGAGCCCAAAATAAGTATCATACATGGATTGGAAACTAAAAAACTAGAATACAAAAGTTGGTCGATATCAAGCATTGGTGTCTAAATGAATAGTTTATGATAAAATTATGGGCATGTTATGTTATGTTAGATAAAAGTCATAGACACATAGGTACGTATCTTTCAGAAGGCAGAGTATGAGCTGGAGTGGATGGACTAGAACCTCAACTAGTGACTGCCGGTGGTCCATATAATCCCTCTATACTCGGATACAGCTCACCCCCCTACTTTAGCTTGTGCTACAAGCGTGCTTTCATATGCTTCTTTCTTTCTGCCTAAATTTGTCATTTAGATTTTATTTCACCAAAAACAAATACAATTTTACGTAAATAATGTCCATCTATTATCTAAACTCAACTTACATCTCAATTTAATATGAGATTGTAAAAGTTTTAATGTTTTATTTTTAGAGATGAattcaaaatttatattttatgaGTTTAAGTTTATTTTGTCACTAACATTTGATTTGTGAGTCTTTTAGATGCTTAATATGTGCGTACAAACTCAGGAGCGAAAGTAGCCTTTCAGCTACAGGTTCAACTGAATACATGACGTTCGATACAGAgtataaatttatatgtaaaaatctactaaaatctcaacaaatattagatttgaacccataattttaacatcacaataaatttaattttctaaaataattaaGCTATTAAATTTAAATCCTGAATATGCCTGTGTGAAGACTAAAAGTTATTTGGTGTGACCTTAAAAGCTGCATACACCATTGATGGACACACTATTTAAAGTTAATTTCATCTATTATATTGACATTATTCGTTTAGTTATTAGTAGTAACAAATTACTATATGTCTTCCTTTTAAGGTAAATACTTCAGATTTATTAAGAACAATTACGTGATATAGCATAGTAAAAGTTGAATTTATGTCTTtgtttaattaaattttgaattgtttttatatttaaaaacGAAATGCAGATGTTTTGGAACTCTCTAATATCTTGCCTTATAAGTGACACCTAAATCGAATAATTTTAAAACCCTTTCATTCTGGTCTCCCTCTCCCCCACACCCCGCACCCCCCCTTCCTGACGCTCCACTCTGTCACCAACTCCTCCGTCTCCACTTTCTGTCTCCGGCCATTTACTTTCTCTTTCTACAACTGAATTTCTCTTTCTAAAACTGAATTTAGAACTTTCTAGATCCTATATTTTCCTAGCTGAATAAAATTCTCTATCTATTTCGTATTCAGTGTTACCGAAGCTGCATTGTTGTTTGGTACGTATGTTTTCATAGAGTTCTGATACTTTTCCGTGAATTTTACTTTCAACTGTGATGGCGTCATTGATGACTTTAATGTCACCATTTTGCTTTGGTTTTTAGTGTTGCGAAAGCAATGCATTTGTTTTGTTCCCATTTGAGTCTCTTCTTTGGCAAAGTTCTCCTCTGCCTCTTTCTTTCTCTCCTTTCCTGTCGGTGCCTGAACTATTTCCTCATTACTTGAATTCCGGTTCTCTGGTTCAAAACACAGTAGTAATTTTTCCATCTCTGCATTTGATTGCCGAATGTTTCGAGCTTAGATATATGCATACAATTTTGGATTGAGGCTTTGTTGCTGTTGTTTTATCTGGGGTGCAACTAGGGAGAGATATTTGCCTGTTGTGCAATGCGTCCCTTTTGTTTTAGGTGGAGGGGATGATTTGGATAAATAGAACTAACAAAGTGGATTTGCCCGAAATGGTCGGATTCATAAAATGGagcttgactagttttggattgagGTTTTGTTGAATTTTGATTGACGGGATGATATGAATTTTCCTTTAATATGATGAATTTTTTTGCTCAAAGAGCTTTTCACCTCTTTTTCTGATTCATTTGGTTAAAACTATTGAAGCTTcgtttttattttattcattaaGAGAAtgtgattatttaatttaagaaagaGACAAAATGTTATAAAGAAGACGTAAGGGTGTATTATGCTTTACCAATGCAGATGATGAGAAaactgattttggttatatttatTCTTACTTTGGGAGTAATCTTGTTAAAATATGATAATGTGCTATTCATGTTAGTTTCTATTGTTTCTGGTGGTCCATCGTTGTCTTTATCTACCCCTTTGGCTACTTTTATATTGTCTGGGGTAGCTTTGTGCAGTATAATTGCCTTTGCTGTGGAATACATTCCCTCATCCTTTGATGTGAAAAATTTCCATTAATGTCCCACTTTGATCCTCAGAGTCAGTTGTCCTTGAAGCTCTAGGATTTGAGCTGTTTTGGATCTCTCAGGTGGCAgattctcatattatgtgtattctCTTTCAGTCATTTACTTGTAAAGGACTTGGTTAATCACTCACAATCGCTTTTTCACCCTCTGCTCTGATTTTATCTGTACTGAAAGTGCACTGGAGCTGTATTCTTTTTGAGGTGGTATAATAATCCTGCACTCCAGTGTCATTTCTCAGTTACTTTCTATTTTGTTAGGGGCGCAGGAAGGAATTTTCCATCTTAGTGAATAGAGTTCCTCTATGAAGTTAACCTGAAATTTGTCCGGTATTTGTAAATTTTAGGTTTCTAATGTGTCTCTGAGCTAGAGTTGGTGATATCATCCTGAATGTTCCTTAGTTTACTCAATCAATTAGGAGGGCGGTTTTCGCAAAAAATCGTTTTTTGTTCAGGAAACTCGGAATTCCTGGGCTTTGAAATTTATGTGGTACATGTGCAATGTCATGTTTTAACCACTGCTGAAGCATTTCGTATAAAATCTGCCACCAGTTACCTCTCGGGTTTGATGTAACCGAGGCAGTTTCAGTTATTAGGCATTTTTGCAATTTCGAGTTTATAAGTTCTGACtgtcttcttctcttttcttatCTAATCCTTTAACTGAAATTTGGTCACAACTTCTTTCTGATACAGTCTTCAATGGATCGTCGGAGTTGGCCCTGGAAGAAGAAATCATCAGATAAGGCAGCAGTTGAGAAAGCTGCAGCTGTTACAATAGCCTTAGCCTCTGATCCTTCAGATTCAACCGAGTCTCAGGGTGATCAGGTATGTTAGTTGATATTGATATAAATATGGAGACGATACACAGAGACCATCCACATGTTCATTTCTCTTCTAGCTCCTTTGATCATGAAAGTCCCTTTTCTTCCCATCCTTTGTGATCATAATAGCTATTAGACTGTGTAGTCCGAAGCCCTTATTGGCAACTGGTGAATGCACAAATATGTTCCATATTTTGACTATTTGCGAACATTTGATGAGAGGACTTCAATAATATTCGCTGGTCATTTTTTGCTGATTATAGCAAAAAACTCCATCTATCTGAAGTCTAAAAACATTTGGTCTAGATATGATGTTTAGTCCTATGCTTTCCTTTAACTAATATTAAGttttattagtttttaaaatttgggAATTCTTCTCTACATTGCCATCTGCTTGGTGCTGAGAAAACGAGTAATAGTTTAAATTGGTTTTCATAATGATACATCAATTAGAATTGCAATAAATATTTGTTCATAAAGCTTAACTTGGTCTATTGCATCATTTCTGAGTTATCTTGTTTATTACAGAGCAAACAGGATAACCATAAGAGACCAAAATATGTCCAAATCTCTGTTGAGTCATATTCACATTTGACTGGGCTGGAGGATCAAGTGAAGTCCTTTGAGGAACAAGTGAATACCTTAGAAGATGAAATAGCGGAATTGAATGATAAGTTGTCTGCAGCACAGTCAGAAATGACTAATAAGGAGAACTTAGTGAAACAACATGCGAAGGTTGCTGAAGAAGCTGTTTCAGGTTGGATGTTCCTTATCGACTTACTCTGTTCTTGCTTTAAGTTTTTAAGCAAAGTATCCTCAAATTCCAATATTGATAAATTTCTTTTGTACAGGTTGGGAAAAAGCCGAGGCAGAAGCTTCAACACTGAAAAATCACCTGGAATCTGTCACTCTTTTGAAGCTTACTGCTGAAGACCGCGCATCGCATTTGGATGGTGCACTGAAAGAGTGCATGCGGCAGATACGAAACTTGAAAGAAGAACATGAACAAAAACTGCATGATGTCGTTCTCAACAAAACCAAACAAAATGACAAGATAAAGCATGAGCTTGAAGCAAAGATAGCTAACTTGGACCAAGAATTACTCAGGTCTGCAGCTGAAAATTCAGCACTTTCGAGGTCTTTGCAGGAGCGTTCTAATATGCTCGTTAAAATTAGTGAAGAAAAAGCCCAAGCTGAAGCAGAAATAGAATTGTTGAAGAGCAATATTGAATCAcgtgaaaaagaaataaattctCTCAAATATGAACTCCATATTGCAGCAAAAGAGCAAGAAATTCGTAATGAGGAGAAAAACATGAGTGTACGGTCTGCAGAAGTTGCAAACAAACAACATCTAGAGGGAGTAAAGAAAATCGCTAAGCTGGAAGCAGAGTGTCAGAGACTACGTGGTCTTGTCCGGAAGAAGTTGCCCGGGCCTGCAGCCATGGCCCAGATGAAGCTTGAAGTAGAGGGTTTAGGCCGGGATTATGGAGAAAGTCGGTTAAAGAAGTTTCCAGCGAAGCCTTCAAGTCCACAATACAGCTTGCCAGATTTTTCATTTGATACTATACAGAAGTACCATAAAGAGAACGAGATGTTAACAGAACGCCTTTTTGCAATGGAGGAGGAAACAAAGACGTTGAAAGAAGCTTTGACAAAGCGAAACAGTGAATTACAAGCCTCCAGGAGTCTGTGCACACAGACTGCCAACAAGCTTCAAAGTTTGGAAGCACAAGTGCGTGCAAATGGCGAACATAAAAGTCCTTCAAAGTCCACAGTTCGAATGCCTACAGAGGGTGCCTTTAGTCAAAATGCAAGCCTTCCTCCAAGCTTGAATTCTATGTCGGAAGATGGAAACGACGATAATGTAAGTTGTGCAGGGTCTTGGGCTACAACATTATTGTCTGAGCTCTCGCATATTAAGAAGGAAAGGAGCTTTGATAGTTCGCATAAATCTGAATGTGTAAGTCACATGGAGCTAATGGATGACTTTTTAGAGATGGAGAAATTAGCAAATCTGTCTAATGACATGAATGGAGCTGTTTCAAATCCAGATACAAGCAATGCAAGATGTGAAATTGCAAATATTGATACATTAATTCATGTCACCCCAGGCAATGATTCTCAACTGAAAAATCATAATGAGACAGATCCATCTGAACATCAAGCATCTTCCAGTGAGGAAGCATCAGCTCCTTGCTATAAGCATGCTTCAGAGCCATCCCCTCTCATGAAGCTCCAATCAAGAATTTCAATTGTATTGGAGTCTCTATCTAAGGAGGCTGACATGCAAAAACTTCAAGAGGATCTAAGACAGATTGTTCAGGAGGTCCATGATTCTATCCTTCCCCAATCGGCGAGGAGCATCGTCGAGGCTACAGCCAGTTCTGAGACTGCAAGTGCATCTCAGCTCTCTCCCTATGACCCTAGGGCAAATGTAGAAAAGGACATTCATGTCTCTCAAGATAGTAAATCATGCAATGGAGCTGTTCAAAATATTAGTAAAGAATTATCAGATGCTATGTCTCAGATTCATGACTTTGTTATATTTCTGGGCAAAGAAGCAGAGGCTGTCGATGGAGCATCTCCAGATGGAACTCGTATTAATGAAAAGTTGGATGAGTTCTCTGCCACCTACGTTGAGGTTGTTAGCAGCAGGTTGAATTTGGTGAATTTTGTTCTTGACCTCTCTCAGGTGCTGCGTAACGCGAGTGAATTACACTTCAATATCCTGGGATACAAAACTTCTGAAACAGAAATGAGTACTTCTGATTGCATAGACAAGGTTGCTTTACCAGAAAATAAAGGTCTTCAGCACTCAGGAGGGGGATATTCAAATATTTGTGCTCGTTTCTCTGATTCTTCTTCAGATCCTGACATTCCTAGTGAAGGGAGACTTGTTCCAACTTCAGAGTCAACAAAAACTTCGTGGAAGTGCTCATTGGAAGAGTTTGAACAATTGAAACTTGAGAAGGATAACATGGCTCTTGATCTAACTAAATGTACAGAGAACTTGGAAAGCACAAAATCGCAATTGGTTGAAACAGAGCAGCTTCTGGCAGAGGTGAAGTCACAATTGATATCTGCTCAAAAGTCGAATAGTCTGGCTGAAACTCAGCTCAAATGTATGGTAGAATCATATAGATCACTTGAAACTCGTACGGAGGAGTTGCAAACTGAAGTAAACCTTCTTCAGACAAAAATAGAATGTCTTGATAATGAGCTTcaagaggaaaagaagagtcACCACGAAGCTTTAGCTAGATGCCAGGATCTTGAAGAGCAACTCCAAAGGTTAGTAGTGGGTTTATTTTCCCCCGCATTGTGCCTGGAATTAAAAATATGGACTTTCTGGTCTCATATTGATGGTTAAGGTTGAAGTTTCTGACTTTTGCCATATTCTCCAATGCATTAGTTTTATTATGATAGGAGCTTGATCAGACTAATCTTTAATACCTGGACACACTCTTGGAATTTTATCATGCATTTGTAAACTTTCAATTGCATCTCATACATGGACactaaaaggaaaagggaaaaaaaacatAACATCATGAGACATCCAACTATCAGTAAGTGTTCATTTGGTAGAGAATGGTTAGTAGTAAATTTCTAACCCGTTATTCTTCTCCTGACTGTGATTCTGCTTTTCCTTGGTGTATTGCTAGCTATCTGTAGAATGTAGGACTGGATCACCTAACTGGCCACTACTTATTGGTCCATTTGCTGAATGTGCTATTTCCTGAATCCAAATATCATTGTCCAACTAATCCAGGTTTTGAGGCATAATaattgtatgaaagttgtaatCAATCACCCATAAAAGTTTTATTTTACTTTGAGTACATTAAAAACCATCCTATAGGATTTGTTTTCCTGGTTTCCACTCAAAGTTTTCTGTATGTTTAGGTTATGGTTGCCAATACATATACAGTGAAAGTTCAATGTTAGCTTCACTTTGTGTATGATTATCACTTTGACTTTATTGCATTATGTTTGCTATTCAAACCAGGATTGAGAGCTGTCCAGCCGCTGACATTGTTGCCAAGACCAACCAGGTAACTGTATGGTTTCTCTTTGAGTTCACTTCATTTTCCAACGTATTGTTTCTGTAATAAATTTGGGATTAAGCTAAAATGAATCCTTTTTTCTCAGTGGACATTTAAAATTTCAGAGCATAAACAATTTTATGAAAGAAACTAACGCTAAATATAGCAGATGGTGAAAAGAACATGATATGTTGATATTAATAAGCCTCAATATCTATACACCAAATTGTTAGACATTATAACATTTAAGTGACTCACATTGCAAAATTATACTAGTTAAAGTACATGATTGTTACTGACGTAACCATTTCAGGATTTTTCGTGTGAACAGTGATTGGCTATTACCTTACTGATGGACATAATTTGGATCCCATGTTTCCTGAGTTGCATACTCTTCAGATTTCTCGGAACATCATACGTAGAAATTATGATCTAATATTTTCATTGTGTTACGAAAAGTGCTGCTGATGTTTTAATGGGAACCTTTTAGGAACTATTACGATATGACATTTTTGCGAGAGGCCAGCCTTAACATCTTTGTATTCTTGGTTGTACTCCTGATTTTGTGGAAGCTTCCAATAAAACACAATCTAATATATCCTAATTTCAGCTGCTAGCCCAGAGTCTTATCTTCTCGCCCCTCCATTGTCATACTTTAATGAGGAAACTAGAATTTGGACTACAAAATAGTTGTCCACTGATTGCATTATTCACAATGTAAATCTTCAAGTTGCCCTGTTCTTGAATTGAATCTTTGTTCAGTTTGCTTCAATACAAAAAGTTGGCCTTTATGATTCTTTCTTGTCTATGCTTTTCCTTCAACTCTTGTATATGCGAGTTTCTCATTTCGAAATTGTACTATTTTCACCTTATAGTCGATATATGAAGATGatggtcttttttttttcttccaggAGAAAGAGTTATCAGCAGCAGCCGAGAAGCTTGCAGAGTGCCAAGAAACCATATTTCTTCTTGGTAAGCAGTTGAAAGCTTTGCGTCCTCAGACAGAGTCGATGGGGTCTCCATGGATTGAGAGAAGTCCAAAGAGGCAGAGTCTGAGTGAAGAACCGACTACGAGTGGTATGAGCTTGCATGATACTGATATGGATGAGTTGGATACTGCCACTTCTGTGAAGACAAATTCTGAATCCCCCATGGATCTATACAATGCTCTGTATAGTCCTTCAGATTCTGAAGTAAACAATCCATTGAGATCACCAATCAGCTCAAAGCATCCAAAACACCGGCCTACTAAGTCAAGCTCCTCATCTTCATCTGGGGGCCCAACACCTGAAAAGCAATCTCGTGGATTCAGCAGATTCTTTTCTTCGAAAGGAAAGATTAGCAATTAGCTCCTGAATCTTGCTTAGCACGTTCGTTTGACAAACCAATAAATAAAGTCCAGAAAGAACGAAGCCTTTATAGATGTTCTCAATTTGCTCCGTTGTAACTTCACACGCCAGAGTTTCCGATCTACTGGAAATTCAAGATACTTGAGCTGTGTTGTGGGATATCCAGCAGCGAGTGGTTTCGCTAGAGTTTGAGGTTAGACGTGTACAAGAAAATCCATTCTCTGGATTGCTGAGAATTGTTATTCTTTATTTCGTGTAGTTGAAGTGCTTAAATGTCTGGGAATTACATGACCAAAAAGCCATTTTTCCTTTGTATGAGGATGCTTTGTGACTActgtaaaattattttttgtatgcATGATGTATAAGATTTGTAGAACTTGTTAATGGCATGTTATGTACGAGAATTGTTTGTTTGACTGAAAAGTTCTATTGAGACGGcatcccctccccccccccccacagctacccaaaaaaaaaaaaaaatactggTTGCGGCAGACTTTTCACAAACAAGTGGTATTTCTTTTGTTCCAAAAGGAATGCCAGAATTTAGAGTAC includes the following:
- the LOC107783903 gene encoding filament-like plant protein 4 — translated: MDRRSWPWKKKSSDKAAVEKAAAVTIALASDPSDSTESQGDQSKQDNHKRPKYVQISVESYSHLTGLEDQVKSFEEQVNTLEDEIAELNDKLSAAQSEMTNKENLVKQHAKVAEEAVSGWEKAEAEASTLKNHLESVTLLKLTAEDRASHLDGALKECMRQIRNLKEEHEQKLHDVVLNKTKQNDKIKHELEAKIANLDQELLRSAAENSALSRSLQERSNMLVKISEEKAQAEAEIELLKSNIESREKEINSLKYELHIAAKEQEIRNEEKNMSVRSAEVANKQHLEGVKKIAKLEAECQRLRGLVRKKLPGPAAMAQMKLEVEGLGRDYGESRLKKFPAKPSSPQYSLPDFSFDTIQKYHKENEMLTERLFAMEEETKTLKEALTKRNSELQASRSLCTQTANKLQSLEAQVRANGEHKSPSKSTVRMPTEGAFSQNASLPPSLNSMSEDGNDDNVSCAGSWATTLLSELSHIKKERSFDSSHKSECVSHMELMDDFLEMEKLANLSNDMNGAVSNPDTSNARCEIANIDTLIHVTPGNDSQLKNHNETDPSEHQASSSEEASAPCYKHASEPSPLMKLQSRISIVLESLSKEADMQKLQEDLRQIVQEVHDSILPQSARSIVEATASSETASASQLSPYDPRANVEKDIHVSQDSKSCNGAVQNISKELSDAMSQIHDFVIFLGKEAEAVDGASPDGTRINEKLDEFSATYVEVVSSRLNLVNFVLDLSQVLRNASELHFNILGYKTSETEMSTSDCIDKVALPENKGLQHSGGGYSNICARFSDSSSDPDIPSEGRLVPTSESTKTSWKCSLEEFEQLKLEKDNMALDLTKCTENLESTKSQLVETEQLLAEVKSQLISAQKSNSLAETQLKCMVESYRSLETRTEELQTEVNLLQTKIECLDNELQEEKKSHHEALARCQDLEEQLQRIESCPAADIVAKTNQEKELSAAAEKLAECQETIFLLGKQLKALRPQTESMGSPWIERSPKRQSLSEEPTTSGMSLHDTDMDELDTATSVKTNSESPMDLYNALYSPSDSEVNNPLRSPISSKHPKHRPTKSSSSSSSGGPTPEKQSRGFSRFFSSKGKISN